In Molothrus aeneus isolate 106 chromosome 11, BPBGC_Maene_1.0, whole genome shotgun sequence, a genomic segment contains:
- the SETD6 gene encoding N-lysine methyltransferase SETD6, whose translation MASAPKRFKAAVESGAQENSSADPLSAFLAWCGRAGVELNPKVRLSREGAVAGYGMLAAEELEAGEVLFTIPRTALLSQHTTSIHALLQEAQESLQSQSGWVPLLLALLHEYTASSSHWQPYFSLWQDFRSLDHPMFWPQEERTRLLQGTGIPEAVDKDLVNIQLEYNSIILPFMETHPDIFDPKLHTLELYKELVAFVMAYSFQEPLEEEEEDEKGPNPPMMVPVADILNHVANHNANLEYSPHCLRMVTTQPVKKGQEIFNTYGQMANWQLLHMYGFAEPYPGNSHDTADIQMVTLRRAALQRAKSEAQQQLVSEQWDFLCQLEMVGEEGAFVLGWDEVLTEEELSMTLKVLCMSEEEFKEYKEQDGWEDDSDEEENSTLSNEALSRLKTPCKKLLYDSVLLTLESYGADLKAEQDLLNNKEAYEKLSRREQQALHVRYGQKRILHQLLELVQ comes from the exons ATGGCGTCTGCGCCCAAGAGGTTCAAG GCGGCGGTCGAGAGCGGCGCGCAGGAGAACAGTAGTGCCGACCCCCTCTCCGCGTTTTTGGCGTGGTGCGGGCGGGCCGGGGTGGAGCTGAACCCCAAG GTgcgcctgagcagggagggcgCGGTGGCGGGGTACGGGATGCTGGCCGCCGAGGAGCTGGAGGCGGGAGAGGTGCTGTTCACCATCCCTCGCACGGcgctgctgtcccagcacaccACCTCCATCCACGCACTCCTGCAGGAAG CCCAGgagtccctgcagagccagtcTGGTTGGGTCCCTCTCCTGCTGGCCTTGCTCCACGAGtacacagccagcagctcccactggcaGCCGTATTTCTCCCTCTGGCAGGACTTCCGGAGCCTGGACCACCCCATGTTCTG GCCTCAAGAAGAGCGAACAAggctcctgcagggcacaggcatCCCAGAAGCTGTGGACAAGGATCTAGTTAACATCCAGCTGGAGTACAACTCCATCATCTTGCCTTTCATGGAGACCCACCCTGACATCTTTGACCCCAAACTGCACACTCTGGAGTTGTATAAGGAGCTGGTGGCATTTGTCATGGCTTACAG CTTTCAGGAAcctttggaggaggaggaagaagatgagAAGGGGCCCAATCCTCCCATGATGGTGCCTGTAGCAGATATTTTGAATCATGTGGCCAACCACAATGCCAACCTGGAATACTCTCCT CACTGTCTGAGGATGGTTACAACACAGCCAGTGAAGAAAGGACAGGAGATCTTCAACACCTATGGGCAGATGGCCaactggcagctgctgcacatGTACGGCTTTGCAGAGCCCTACCCCGGCAACAGCCACGACACTGCCGACATCCAGATGGTGACACTGCGCAGGGCGGCGCTGCAGC GAGCCAAAAGCGAAGCGCAGCAGCAGCTGGTCTCAGAGCAGTGGGACTTCTTGTGCCAGCTGGAGATGGTGGGGGAGGAAGGTGCCTTTGTGCTTGGCTGGGATGAGGTGCTGACAGAGGAAGAGCTGTCCATGACCCTCAAG GTGCTCTGCATGTCAGAAGAAGAATTCAAGGAGTATAAGGAGCAAGATGGCTGGGAAGATGACAGTGATGAAGAGGAAAACTCTACCCTTTCAAATGAGGCCCTCTCCAGACTTAAAACCCCTTGCAAGAAGCTCCTTTATGACAGTGTGCTGCTCACCCTGGAATCCTATGGGGCAGAcctgaaagcagagcaggactTGCTAAATAACAAGGAGGCTTATGAGAAACTGAGTCGAAgggagcagcaggctctgcatGTGCGCTATGGACAGAAGAGGATCTTGCACCAGCTGCTAGAGCTGGTACAATAG